The following coding sequences are from one Triticum dicoccoides isolate Atlit2015 ecotype Zavitan chromosome 4A, WEW_v2.0, whole genome shotgun sequence window:
- the LOC119287801 gene encoding alpha carbonic anhydrase 7-like has product MRPSRDLRLAVLLLFSASVLLPAARAQQETEEEEEFSYSLDAENGPAHWGEIKEEWSACGKGNMQSPIDLASPRVSLVRGLGYLNHTYAPANATIVNRGHDIMLKFEGDAGSVSIGGTPYFLRQLHWHSPTEHSVNGRRYDMELHMFHESAQGKAAVIGVFYEIGAHDAFLHKLEPYLEMIADRKDREEKMGMMDPRGARGKASVYYRYVGSLTTPPCSEGVIWTIVKRVRTVSRHQLELLREAVHDDMEKNARPRQEVNSRDISMFRPFQQNRH; this is encoded by the exons ATGCGTCCATCTCGGGACCTCCGGCTGGCCGTGCTCCTCCTCTTCTCGGCCTCCGTCCTCCTCCCGGCAGCCAGAGCCCAGCaggagaccgaggaggaggaagagttcaGCTACTCGCTGGACGCGGAGAACGGGCCGGCGCACTGGGGCGAGATCAAGGAGGAGTGGTCAGCGTGCGGCAAAGGCAACATGCAGTCCCCCATCGATCTCGCCAGCCCACGCGTCTCGCTGGTGCGCGGCCTCGGCTACCTCAACCACACCTACGCCCCCGCCAACGCCACCATCGTCAACCGCGGCCACGACATCATGCTCAAGTTCGAGGGCGACGCCGGGAGCGTCTCCATCGGCGGCACGCCCTACTTCCTCCGGCAGCTGCACTGGCACTCGCCCACCGAGCACAGCGTCAACGGCCGTCGGTACGACATGGAGCTCCACATGTTCCACGAGAGCGCCCAGGGCAAGGCCGCCGTCATCGGCGTCTTCTACGAGATCGGCGCCCACGACGCCTTCCTGCACAAG CTGGAGCCATATCTGGAGATGATAGCGGATCGGAAGGACAGGGAGGAGAAGATGGGGATGATGGACCCGAGGGGCGCCCGGGGAAAGGCCAGCGTGTACTACCGCTACGTGGGCTCGCTCACCACCCCACCCTGCTCGGAAGGGGTCATCTGGACCATCGTCAAGAGG GTCCGCACCGTGTCGAGGCACCAGCTGGAGCTTCTACGGGAGGCCGTCCACGAC GACATGGAGAAGAACGCGAGGCCCCGTCAGGAGGTGAACAGCAGAGATATCAGCATGTTCCGGCCTTTTCAGCAGAATAGACATTGA